CAGTTGGCGTGGTAGACAAATCTAAATCAACAACATCTATACCTAAACCTACCAAAGTAGATACTACAAGGTTCTGCATCATCTCGCCAGACAAACGGGCATCGCGACCAATAACAACTTTTAATTTATCTTTTTTAGAATAGTCTTTCAACCAAACTCCGTAAGATGCCGCAAACTTCACAGCATCAATAGGTGTAAGATTGTCTCCTGGTTTACCTCCAATTGTTCCTCGTATTCCTGAAATAGATTTTATTAGTGTCATATAATCTTAATAAGTTTTTTTGCAAATATAAACGTATCATACTTATCACTATTGCCCTTCTTTGTAAATTCGAACTACTAAGCATAATTTAGGCGAATGAATTTTTTAGCTCATATTTACCTGTCTTTTAATGACAAAGAAATTACCATAGGCAATTTTATAGCCGATAGCATTCGTGCCAATAAATTTGATCACCTACCTATTAAAGTACAGAAAGGCATAAAACTTCACCGTCATATAGATACGTATACGGATAGCCATGCAATACCAAAAATTAGTAGCAAAAGACTTCATGCCAACTACAGTCACTACAGCCGAGTTATCGTAGATATCTACTACGATCACTTCTTAGCAAAAAATTGGTCTAAATATTCTGATGTTCCGCTAGATGTTTTTGTGGATAATTTCTATGATCTTTTAGAAGATAATTACGAGATTCTACCTATCGGAGTCAAAAAAATGATGCCTTACATGATTGCCGATAATTGGATATTCAACTATTCTAAAATGGATGGAATAGCTCGTGTGCTTAACGGCATGAACCGTAGAACTAATAATATATCTAAAATGAATTTTGCCATTATTGACCTTGAAGAACATTATGATGCTTTTGAAGCAGAGTTTACCGAGTTCTTCGAAGAACTAATTACTTTCTCAAAACAAAAATATATTTCACTTACAAATAAAAAATAAATATTAAAACCTAATAACCAATATTTTAAACTCAATTATTTAAATAATAAATTTAATTTACTATGAACCAAACAAAATTAATAGTTATGCTAGCTGCCTTCATGACTTTTGGCAGTTGTAAAGAGAATCCTGCAGTACCAACAGGTACGGTTACAGATAAAGCGATGGTTGTTTCGGCACGTGAAGAAGCTTCTAAAATAGGTAGTGATATTATGCAAAAAGGCGGTAATGTTTTTGATGCAATGGTTGCTACTGAAATGGCTTTAGTTGTCGCTTATCCCTTTGCAGGAAATTTAGGCGGTGGCGGATTCATGGTATACAGAAAAGCAAATGGTGAAGCAGGATCATTAGATTACCGCGAAAAAGCACCGTTATCTGCTCATAAAGACATGTACCTAGATTCATTAGGCAATGTAATTCCAGGTAAAAGCACATTAGGGGCTACCGCAGTTGGTGTTCCAGGTACTGTTGCTGGTATTATTGAGGTTCACAAAAAATTTGGTTCTCTACCTCTTGAAGAAATTATGGCTCCTGTTATTGCTTTAGCAGAGCGTGGCGTAGTGGTAACTGCCAATCAAGAAAAAAGACTAGCAAGCCAACGCGATAAATTTATTGAGGTAAACAGCGACAGCACCAAGTTTGCGACAGTTTACAAAATGAACGATACCATTAAATATCCTGCTTTGGCAAATACCTTTAGAAGTATTGCAAAGAATGGTAGAGACGGATTCTATAAAGGGGAGGTAGCCCAAAAACTTGCTGCATTTATTCAAGAAAAAGGCGGGTATGTCACAGAAGAAGATTTAGAAAAATACCAAGCAGTATGGAGAGACCCTATTACTTTTAACTATAAAGATTTACATATCATTTCTATGAGTCCACCTAGTAGTGGCGGTGTAACCATCAATCAGATATTTAAAATGATGGAAAAATATGATGTCGCAAAACTAGGTCACAATTCCCCTAAAATGGTACAATTATTTACCGAGGCTTCTAGAAGAGCCTATGCAGATAGAAACTACTTTTTAGGTGATCCTGATTTTGTTGAAATACCCTATGATAAATTACTAAGTGATGAATACCTTGCCGAAAGAATGGCAAATTTCTCATTTGACAAAGCAACGAAATCTTCTGAAGTAACACATGGTAATATAGAGATTGTTGAAAGTATGGAAACTACCCACTACTCTATTGTTGATCAAGAGGGTAATGCCGTTTCGGTAACAACTACTCTAAACGGTGCGTACGGCTCTAAGCTGTATTCAGATGAGCTTGGCTTCTTCCTAAACAATGAAATGGATGATTTCAGTGCTAAAGCAGGCGTACCAAATATGTTCGGTCTAGTTGGTGCAGAAGCTAACAGTATAGCTGCCGAAAAAAGAATGCTAAGCAGCATGACCCCAACTATCGTTGAACGAGATGGGAAGTTATGGATGGTTGTTGGTACACCAGGTGGATCTACAATTATTACTGCAGTAGCACAAACCATTTTAAATGGATATGAGTTTAAAATGAGCATGCAAGATGCTGTTAACGCTCCTCGATTTCATCACCAATGGTTACCAGACATGGTCATCTTTGAACCAGATGGATTCCCTATTGAGCTAAAAGAAGAACTGAAGACAAAAGGGTATATCATCAATGAAGAAAGAACCCCTATTATAGGTAAAGTTGATGCTATTCGCGTTTTAGCAAATGGTAAACTTGAAGGGGGTGCCGATAAACGTGGAGATGATGCTGCAATAGGATTCTAGTCTTAACTAAATCTAATTTTAAATCGATTACAATATATTATTAATGAATTATTTGAATACATTATGCTAAAGAAATTATTTAAGTTAATTGGTATCTTATTATTACTTGCTATAATAGGCTATGGTGTTTTATATTACTTATATAATGAACCCGTACCTACAGGCGAATCAGGACCAGAAGCTGATGCCTTAGCGTACAGAATGTTTGATGCCCTTAATTATAAAAACTTCAATAATACTAAAGTTTTAGAATGGTCTTTTAGAGGTGATCACATTTATAAATGGGATCGAGAAAAACAAATAGTTGCAGTTAGCTACGATGATGTTATTGTAAACTTAGATTTGATTACTCCGCATTCAAGTATTGCTACAATCAATAACGAACCTGCGTCTTATGAGAAATCACAAGAGTTAATTGAAAAAGCTCAAAGCTATTTTAATAATGATTCTTTTTGGTTAGTAGCACCATTTAAAGCTTTTGACCGAGGCACCGAACGCTATTTAGTACATATGGAAGATGGGTCTGAAGCGCTGCTTGTTACGTACACTCAAGGTGGCGATACACCTGGCGATTCATATCTATGGATAATAGAACCTAGCGGAAGACCTAAAAGCTTTAAACTTTGGACAAAAATTATCCCAATTGGTGGTGTTGAAGCAACATGGCAAGATTGGATTGAAACAGATAGCGGCGTTTTCCTACCTACCCAACATAAACTTGGTCCGTTTTCTATATCAATGGGAGAAGTTAAGGGGACTTATTAAAATATTATTACTCAATCCTAATTTACTATTACACCTAAGAAAACCATTTTATGCAAGATTATAAATTTCCTTTAGATTTCAAATTCCATATTGGCACACTATCGAACGATTTTTCTGCTGTTGATGCCAATGGTAATATGGTTGCCTATGTAAAACAAAAGCTTTTTAAGTTTAAGGAAAACGTTGGTGTTTATCAAAATGACAGTAAGACTAATTTACTATACAATATCAAAGCAGATAGGTGGATAGACTTTTCTGCATGCTACTCTTTCTCAGATCCAGCAGGTAAGGAATTTGGAAAAATAGGTCGCAAAGGATGGGCTTCTTTATGGAAAGCACATTACGAAGTTTTTGACGAAAACAAGCAGTTAAAATATACTATTAGAGAAGAGAACGCCTGGGTAAAGGTGATGGATGGCTTAGTAGGTCAAATACCTATTATCAACCTATTTACGGGGTTATTCTTAAACCCAGCTTATTTGGTAATCAATGGTAACAATGAGACCGTAGTTAGATTGTCAAAAGAAAAATCATTGGTTGGCCGTCGCTTTAAGGTTAGTGAAGTAAAAAAACTGAACGGCAATGATGATGACATTATCATATTAAGCTTAATGATGATGGTATTATTAGAACGTCGAAAAGGCTAAAATTCTGCCAAACCATATTCATTTAAAACAATATCCCATTCTTCGGTTTCTATTATTTCAAGAATTCGCTGGGTAATTCGTTGCTCTAATTCTACATGTGTTTTCGGGAGTCCGAAGGCATAGAACTGTATATCGAATTTCACAGGAAGTAACTCTAATTTATGTAATGTTGAATCTCTTTGAATGGCATATTTTAAAATAGGCTCATCGTAAATGAAAGCCTTTATATTACCTTGGTCCAAATTTTTTAAACCAGTTGGTACATTTGGATAAGTATGTATATCTTTAAAAAAATGTTCTGACAAGAAATTTTCAGTACCAGAGTTAGTTATAGTACCCACTGCCCTACCCTTAAATTCATTAAAACCATCAGGATTATTGGTAAGTTGATTTACGGTTAAACTCGATGCTATACTCGCTGTTAAGCCAGAAATAAATAGAAGTCCACCAAACATTAGAACCAAGGCAGTTATCTTACCAAATTTGGTGACAGGTGCCTTATCGCCGTATCCTACAGTAGTCAAAGTTACAGCAGACCACCACATGCCATCCCATAAACCACTTTTTCCAGGTCTAAATACATCCGGATTCTTTTTACGTTCAAACAACCAACCTAAGACCCCAAATAGAAAGATAATAAATAGTAAAATCAGTAAACCGCTAAGAAAACCGACATTTAAAAAACCACTTAAATATGACTTCAATCTATCAAAAGAAGAAACTTCGGCAATAGCTATTGTGGCATTAGAAGCATAAAAAGAATGTGTAAACTCCATCTCTTTACTACGCTGACTAGTAATGGTTAACGGATTAATACTTAAATCAATTCCGCCAGTGTGAAGAGAATCTAACATCGCCGAAAATTCCATAGGTATCATCTCATATTCAATATTCAAATCACTAGCCACCCTTTTCCATAACCAGACGTTAAGTCCCTCCACATCCTCTCCGTTCTCAATTATAAAAGGTGCAGCAGCTGTATAGCCAATACGTAATTTTTCATCATCAACTTGACTGCTCGCCGAGATTGAAATAAATAAGACAATGACTAATAGAAGGATTCTCATAAAATGGTAGGGTTTACATTCTTTTAAATATAATCATTTTATAAAGTATTGACAGATTAACCTATTCACCTAAAATGAAGTAATTTTAGGTACTAAAAGCAACCTAGCATATGGATATTAAACTAATCACTTTCAACGAAGTTACCGCAGATCTACAATCTCAACTAACTGAACTATATAAACAACTGAATGCTGAGTTAACGCAATTAGATTTGGCAACCGCACTTTCTGATTACAACACTACAGATGTTGTAATTTGTTTAGACGATGATAAATTGGTTGGCATTGCTATGATGGCAAAATACAAGGTGGTATCTGGACATAAAGGAATGATTGAAGATGTGGTCGTTTCTTCTGAATATAGAGGTAAAGGTATTGGTAGAAAGCTAATGGAAAAACTTTTAGAACAGGCAGAAAAATCAAAACTTGACGATGTTCTATTATTCAGTGGTCACCACAGAACTGCAGCAATTTCTCTCTATAAAAGCTTAGGTTTTAAATTAAAAGAGAGCGGTATGTATATTAAAAAATATTAAAGCTATACTTTTAATTAACCTTCTTAACATGTTGTAATTGATCTTTTAACTCTTTCATTGATTCTTGTAACTGACGTAAGAGACTGTTATCTGTAGTAGCATCTACATTAAAAGTAATTTTACTACTTACCTCCCATATTTCTTGAATCTGAAACGGCTTAATATCATAAGGCGGATAAGTTTCGTTTAAAGAGATTAACGTAATATTATTAGAGTTAGGTCGCTTTTCTACTTTCTTAACCATTATGGAATCTTGGAGCACAACAACGTACATCTTATTTGCACTCACGTAATCTATATGTTCAATTGCCCTTGCCAAAACCCATTCACCTGGGTGTAAATTAGGCAACATACTATCACCTTCTACTTGAAACCCTCGATAGGTTGCATTTCTAAATTCAGGAATAGGTAAATCGAATGCAGGTAATTGTTGATACCAACTAGTATCTGATATATTCTGAGGATAACCAGCCGCTGCTTTCGCATTTACCAAAACCATGTTATCACGATTTGCAGAATCAACTGTTACCACTTTAGGTATAACACTAGTTCTTGAAGTCTCTAAATACTGTTCTTCACTTTCCCCAAACAACCAAAGCGGATTAATTTTAAATTGCTTCAACAACTCTGAAACTACTTTACCCGAAAGTTTAGTTCTACCACGCTCAATATCTGCCGTTGTATTAGAAACACCAATTAGTGCCGCAAAATCTGCTTGAGTAAAACCTAGTTCTCTTCTTAAATCGGTAAATCGCTTTAATGTCAGTTCGTTTTCCATAATCTTTTCCGGTTCAATAAAGATTTTTATACCTCTTTATAGTCCAAA
Above is a window of Maribacter aquivivus DNA encoding:
- a CDS encoding LURP-one-related/scramblase family protein, with the protein product MQDYKFPLDFKFHIGTLSNDFSAVDANGNMVAYVKQKLFKFKENVGVYQNDSKTNLLYNIKADRWIDFSACYSFSDPAGKEFGKIGRKGWASLWKAHYEVFDENKQLKYTIREENAWVKVMDGLVGQIPIINLFTGLFLNPAYLVINGNNETVVRLSKEKSLVGRRFKVSEVKKLNGNDDDIIILSLMMMVLLERRKG
- the ggt gene encoding gamma-glutamyltransferase; protein product: MNQTKLIVMLAAFMTFGSCKENPAVPTGTVTDKAMVVSAREEASKIGSDIMQKGGNVFDAMVATEMALVVAYPFAGNLGGGGFMVYRKANGEAGSLDYREKAPLSAHKDMYLDSLGNVIPGKSTLGATAVGVPGTVAGIIEVHKKFGSLPLEEIMAPVIALAERGVVVTANQEKRLASQRDKFIEVNSDSTKFATVYKMNDTIKYPALANTFRSIAKNGRDGFYKGEVAQKLAAFIQEKGGYVTEEDLEKYQAVWRDPITFNYKDLHIISMSPPSSGGVTINQIFKMMEKYDVAKLGHNSPKMVQLFTEASRRAYADRNYFLGDPDFVEIPYDKLLSDEYLAERMANFSFDKATKSSEVTHGNIEIVESMETTHYSIVDQEGNAVSVTTTLNGAYGSKLYSDELGFFLNNEMDDFSAKAGVPNMFGLVGAEANSIAAEKRMLSSMTPTIVERDGKLWMVVGTPGGSTIITAVAQTILNGYEFKMSMQDAVNAPRFHHQWLPDMVIFEPDGFPIELKEELKTKGYIINEERTPIIGKVDAIRVLANGKLEGGADKRGDDAAIGF
- a CDS encoding XRE family transcriptional regulator; amino-acid sequence: MENELTLKRFTDLRRELGFTQADFAALIGVSNTTADIERGRTKLSGKVVSELLKQFKINPLWLFGESEEQYLETSRTSVIPKVVTVDSANRDNMVLVNAKAAAGYPQNISDTSWYQQLPAFDLPIPEFRNATYRGFQVEGDSMLPNLHPGEWVLARAIEHIDYVSANKMYVVVLQDSIMVKKVEKRPNSNNITLISLNETYPPYDIKPFQIQEIWEVSSKITFNVDATTDNSLLRQLQESMKELKDQLQHVKKVN
- a CDS encoding GNAT family N-acetyltransferase, producing MDIKLITFNEVTADLQSQLTELYKQLNAELTQLDLATALSDYNTTDVVICLDDDKLVGIAMMAKYKVVSGHKGMIEDVVVSSEYRGKGIGRKLMEKLLEQAEKSKLDDVLLFSGHHRTAAISLYKSLGFKLKESGMYIKKY
- a CDS encoding transporter substrate-binding domain-containing protein — translated: MRILLLVIVLFISISASSQVDDEKLRIGYTAAAPFIIENGEDVEGLNVWLWKRVASDLNIEYEMIPMEFSAMLDSLHTGGIDLSINPLTITSQRSKEMEFTHSFYASNATIAIAEVSSFDRLKSYLSGFLNVGFLSGLLILLFIIFLFGVLGWLFERKKNPDVFRPGKSGLWDGMWWSAVTLTTVGYGDKAPVTKFGKITALVLMFGGLLFISGLTASIASSLTVNQLTNNPDGFNEFKGRAVGTITNSGTENFLSEHFFKDIHTYPNVPTGLKNLDQGNIKAFIYDEPILKYAIQRDSTLHKLELLPVKFDIQFYAFGLPKTHVELEQRITQRILEIIETEEWDIVLNEYGLAEF
- a CDS encoding acyl carrier protein phosphodiesterase; its protein translation is MNFLAHIYLSFNDKEITIGNFIADSIRANKFDHLPIKVQKGIKLHRHIDTYTDSHAIPKISSKRLHANYSHYSRVIVDIYYDHFLAKNWSKYSDVPLDVFVDNFYDLLEDNYEILPIGVKKMMPYMIADNWIFNYSKMDGIARVLNGMNRRTNNISKMNFAIIDLEEHYDAFEAEFTEFFEELITFSKQKYISLTNKK